The following proteins are encoded in a genomic region of Haloarcula marina:
- a CDS encoding glycosyltransferase: MRILQVNKLYHPAIGGVEHAVKQLADGFHSRGYDVCVLAGTDRVQGTRERVDGVPVRRIGTIGTVLSTPLAPTFPSSLADAAANADVVHYHLPNPLAVVSHLLVRPDAPTIVTYHSDIVRQARALRLYRPLLERVLADVNHIITTSPRLRNNSTLLAPHVGKTSVVPLGIDPEVRDADPVTDPRIEGRPVVLFVGRLTYYKGVEYLVRAAAQVEDAVFVVVGEGDRRRELEALADSLGVADRVVFPGYVPDDDLDRWYAAADVFALPSVEPSEAFGIVQLEAMARGLPVVNTDLPTGVPWVSRDGETGLTVPPRDSEDLADALATLLGDPHLRAECGAAARQRVREMFTLEGMLDGVMAVYGDLNIEG, translated from the coding sequence ATGCGCATCCTGCAGGTGAACAAGCTCTATCATCCGGCCATCGGTGGGGTTGAACACGCCGTGAAGCAACTCGCGGATGGCTTCCACAGCCGAGGTTACGATGTGTGTGTCCTAGCTGGAACAGACCGCGTTCAAGGCACCAGAGAGCGCGTTGACGGTGTCCCTGTTCGTCGCATTGGGACCATCGGGACCGTCCTCTCAACCCCACTCGCCCCGACGTTCCCTAGCTCGCTCGCCGACGCAGCTGCTAACGCCGATGTTGTCCACTACCACCTTCCAAATCCGCTGGCGGTGGTGAGCCACCTTCTCGTCCGCCCCGACGCGCCGACGATAGTTACCTATCACAGCGACATCGTCCGCCAGGCCCGGGCGCTCCGGCTCTACCGCCCGCTGCTGGAGCGGGTTCTCGCCGATGTCAACCACATCATCACTACCTCCCCCCGCTTGCGGAACAACTCAACTTTGCTGGCCCCACACGTCGGGAAGACGAGCGTCGTCCCACTAGGTATCGACCCCGAGGTGCGCGACGCCGATCCCGTCACGGACCCGCGGATAGAGGGGCGTCCCGTCGTGCTGTTCGTCGGCCGGCTGACCTACTACAAGGGCGTTGAGTACCTCGTGCGGGCGGCGGCGCAGGTTGAGGACGCCGTCTTCGTCGTTGTCGGCGAGGGTGACCGGCGCAGGGAACTCGAAGCGCTGGCCGACTCGCTGGGGGTCGCCGACCGCGTGGTCTTCCCCGGCTACGTCCCGGACGACGACCTCGACCGGTGGTATGCCGCCGCCGACGTGTTCGCGCTCCCGTCCGTCGAACCGAGCGAGGCGTTCGGCATCGTCCAGCTGGAGGCTATGGCCCGCGGACTGCCGGTTGTCAATACCGACCTCCCGACGGGCGTTCCGTGGGTGAGCCGGGATGGCGAGACCGGATTGACAGTGCCGCCGCGGGACAGCGAGGATCTGGCCGATGCGCTCGCGACGCTCTTGGGCGACCCGCACCTGCGGGCGGAGTGCGGCGCCGCAGCGCGGCAGCGGGTCCGCGAGATGTTCACCCTAGAAGGGATGTTAGATGGAGTCATGGCAGTGTACGGGGACCTGAACATCGAAGGATAG
- a CDS encoding FkbM family methyltransferase has product MECSGVNVTFDTTNQIAKSWFYPRYMGGELHEPAFTYRLLESLHQDSVFYDIGANVGYFTLFASEVCIDGEVHSFELDSKFVDSIKASLQKNGTSAVINQKAVSSESGNTIRYTDSAAPSVTDQQSNANESETITIDEYQRTHAAPDVMKVDVEGFEYEVLLGAKNTLNDTDITVLFVEIHPDLLNQYGHDKYDVFTLLDDMDFKIRELEDHRSQNPSGLHSSDPDEIMSNTMLECRL; this is encoded by the coding sequence ATGGAATGTAGTGGTGTGAATGTTACATTTGACACCACCAATCAAATTGCAAAATCCTGGTTTTATCCGCGATATATGGGTGGGGAATTACACGAACCTGCTTTTACATATCGCCTTCTTGAAAGTCTTCATCAGGATAGTGTGTTCTACGATATCGGAGCAAACGTGGGTTATTTTACTCTATTTGCGTCAGAAGTGTGTATTGATGGCGAAGTTCATTCGTTTGAGCTGGATTCGAAGTTTGTCGACTCGATCAAAGCAAGTCTCCAGAAAAATGGGACCTCCGCAGTTATCAATCAGAAAGCTGTTTCCAGTGAATCAGGCAATACGATAAGATATACAGATTCTGCTGCTCCGAGTGTCACTGATCAACAATCAAACGCGAACGAATCTGAGACAATAACGATAGATGAATATCAACGAACGCATGCTGCACCAGATGTGATGAAAGTTGATGTAGAAGGGTTTGAGTACGAAGTATTACTGGGTGCGAAAAACACACTCAATGATACAGATATAACGGTTTTATTTGTTGAAATTCACCCAGATCTACTGAACCAATATGGACATGACAAATACGATGTTTTCACACTCCTTGACGATATGGATTTCAAAATCAGAGAGCTAGAAGACCATAGATCCCAAAACCCATCAGGACTGCATAGCTCAGATCCCGATGAAATAATGAGTAACACAATGTTGGAATGTCGTCTATAA
- a CDS encoding sulfatase-like hydrolase/transferase: MPPNILVLIMDSVRAANCSLNGYHRDTTPFLSHTSGVNFLQARAPSNLSLPSHVSMFTGVEATDHSLHGRDRALVHGDTVWKWLQQEGYETGVFSRNAFITLPEYGLTAGFDTIKSDFSTEEPPFPSGLNPTELSGMNPQSYLSVCLDNPNPVPSLLNGVAMRYRGSPFLPSRFQYRPKPVGKAVAQSCLDWIDETTDPWGACLNFTDAHQPYLPTPTHNLWGPVPNSVYRGKTDIRWELIAGNRSWEQTEILEDLYDGAIHQTDAAIQILFKSLEATDELSDTLVVVTSDHGDCFGEECGLRDVRHLTHTGGVPEELLHVPLLIKNPNETGTETVDGITSLTRMPAVIRKAVAGDARPSDAMIHDKPVIASADHDLRYAPIEVTEAHEYVENLSGRATAVYDKAAGRKYIKWGDDTAVVDVSTGEIIAEQIPEEMSQHMQASPSDIGGEKRAIGQEARERLADLGYK, translated from the coding sequence ATGCCACCGAATATCCTCGTTCTTATTATGGATTCTGTACGGGCCGCCAACTGCAGTCTCAATGGCTACCATCGCGACACGACGCCATTTCTTTCACATACTTCTGGTGTGAACTTTTTGCAGGCACGGGCTCCGAGCAACCTCAGTTTGCCGAGCCACGTTTCCATGTTCACCGGCGTAGAGGCAACAGATCATTCACTTCATGGTCGCGATCGCGCTCTCGTGCATGGGGACACCGTCTGGAAATGGCTCCAACAAGAAGGATACGAAACGGGCGTGTTTTCCAGAAACGCATTCATTACGTTGCCTGAATACGGCCTGACGGCAGGGTTCGACACAATCAAGAGCGATTTTTCGACCGAAGAACCGCCATTCCCGTCGGGCCTCAATCCAACTGAGTTATCGGGGATGAATCCACAGTCGTATCTCTCTGTCTGTCTCGACAATCCGAACCCGGTACCATCGCTGTTGAACGGTGTTGCGATGAGATACCGTGGGTCTCCATTTCTCCCATCACGGTTTCAGTACCGCCCGAAGCCAGTTGGTAAGGCGGTCGCACAGAGCTGTCTCGATTGGATCGACGAAACGACCGATCCGTGGGGTGCGTGCCTCAATTTTACCGACGCTCACCAGCCATATCTCCCGACGCCAACACACAATCTGTGGGGCCCCGTGCCAAATAGTGTGTATCGTGGCAAAACGGACATCCGATGGGAGCTGATCGCCGGCAATCGGTCGTGGGAGCAAACCGAGATACTTGAGGATTTGTACGACGGAGCAATCCACCAAACTGATGCCGCAATTCAGATCCTGTTCAAGTCACTAGAGGCAACGGACGAACTCTCTGACACACTCGTCGTCGTAACCAGCGACCACGGTGATTGTTTCGGCGAGGAATGTGGACTTCGCGATGTTCGACACCTTACCCACACTGGCGGTGTACCAGAGGAACTACTCCATGTGCCGTTGCTCATCAAAAACCCGAATGAAACCGGCACGGAGACCGTCGATGGCATCACCTCATTAACACGAATGCCTGCTGTCATTCGAAAGGCAGTGGCTGGCGATGCCCGGCCTAGTGATGCAATGATCCACGACAAGCCAGTTATCGCGTCTGCAGATCACGATCTCCGGTACGCTCCGATCGAGGTCACTGAGGCTCATGAATACGTCGAGAATCTCTCCGGCAGAGCAACTGCCGTCTACGACAAAGCCGCTGGTAGAAAGTACATCAAGTGGGGCGACGACACAGCTGTCGTTGATGTATCAACTGGCGAAATCATCGCAGAACAAATCCCGGAAGAGATGAGCCAGCATATGCAGGCATCTCCATCTGATATTGGCGGCGAGAAACGAGCGATCGGTCAGGAGGCAAGGGAGCGTCTTGCTGATCTCGGCTATAAATAA
- a CDS encoding glycosyltransferase family 39 protein, translating into MQENMLEVARDTAVHGHPIPGGHGSYSFAGANLHGVLAWWVPFFGLEPWIIRVVTVIGGAASIYVFYKILRRLGVSMLGSYAAATIMILNPQHILMSAVGTPYVIDLLFGLLGILIYLQFLDTENRRELILSAISVGIGTLNHFWTGIVALLLVPHYSLTSARSWQAAFRLLCTYAVAMLPALALFLYYQTLPSASDYSGYMIQNSAGKLIKPEFYTTWIEYAGMYAPSVHPLFLAGIVALGIASGYAGPDWAVMKGLLAAGLGVLIVFPGGFLVHDYYLWLLVPASAGILGIIVDRELRTAGPASQWSARRWAVGALMMYLTFRSIKSLLGIFVLTA; encoded by the coding sequence GTGCAGGAGAACATGCTTGAAGTGGCTCGTGACACTGCTGTCCATGGCCATCCGATTCCTGGTGGCCACGGCTCGTATTCATTTGCCGGCGCGAATTTACATGGTGTATTAGCCTGGTGGGTGCCGTTCTTCGGGTTGGAACCCTGGATAATTAGAGTAGTGACAGTTATCGGTGGCGCGGCCTCAATATACGTCTTCTACAAAATACTACGAAGACTCGGAGTGTCTATGTTAGGAAGTTACGCTGCCGCCACTATCATGATTCTAAATCCACAGCACATCTTGATGAGTGCTGTCGGAACGCCATACGTTATCGACCTCCTGTTCGGACTTCTTGGAATACTTATATACCTTCAATTCCTCGACACGGAGAACCGACGCGAACTGATTCTGAGTGCGATCAGTGTTGGAATAGGCACGCTGAATCATTTCTGGACGGGCATTGTTGCATTGCTGCTTGTACCGCACTATTCGTTGACTTCCGCTAGGTCATGGCAAGCGGCCTTCCGCTTGCTTTGTACCTATGCCGTCGCTATGCTGCCAGCACTGGCCCTCTTTTTGTATTATCAGACGTTACCGAGTGCCTCCGACTATAGTGGATACATGATCCAAAATTCCGCTGGCAAACTGATTAAACCGGAGTTCTACACGACATGGATAGAGTACGCTGGAATGTATGCTCCGTCCGTGCACCCACTATTTCTAGCAGGTATCGTCGCCCTAGGAATCGCATCAGGCTACGCTGGACCAGACTGGGCTGTGATGAAAGGATTGCTTGCAGCAGGCTTGGGCGTGTTGATTGTGTTCCCCGGCGGATTCCTGGTCCACGACTACTACCTCTGGCTTCTTGTTCCTGCAAGCGCCGGGATACTGGGCATCATCGTTGATCGAGAGCTTAGGACTGCCGGACCAGCTTCTCAGTGGTCTGCCCGCCGATGGGCGGTCGGTGCGCTCATGATGTATCTCACATTCAGGTCAATCAAGTCGCTATTGGGAATATTTGTCCTCACCGCCTAA
- a CDS encoding NAD-dependent epimerase/dehydratase family protein, producing the protein MTILVTGADGYIGWPTALRIANRTDDRVLLVDNFARREWVEEVGATSATPVASIDERLDAAEETLGITNMSFVEGDLTDRAVVDELLAVHEPDTIVHAAAQPSAPYSQINGERANYTQHNNLQSTRNLLWGLEEHDLTDTHFVETTTTGVYGAPEFPIPEGGATMENEGERDDVPFPAMAGSWYHLTKSHDAANMRLAHKQFGIPISDVRTAITYGTETAETREDDRLKTRFDFDYYFGTVGHRFCAQAVAGYPVTVYGKGEQRKPFVSLEDAVEGLAQLALGDHEDRPNGLTVYNQVTRAISIVEIAETIAEVGGEFELDVAVEHFENPRDEDETHKMEIEKARYMALIDGQSQTFEEGVRDIFGTLTRYADTIEAHEDRFLPGVLEDDEE; encoded by the coding sequence ATGACGATTCTCGTCACTGGGGCCGACGGCTACATCGGGTGGCCGACCGCCCTCCGAATCGCGAACCGGACCGACGACCGCGTGCTGCTGGTGGACAACTTCGCTCGCCGCGAGTGGGTCGAGGAGGTCGGCGCGACCAGCGCCACCCCCGTCGCGTCCATCGACGAGCGACTCGACGCCGCCGAGGAGACGCTGGGTATCACGAACATGTCCTTCGTCGAGGGCGATCTCACCGACCGCGCCGTCGTCGACGAACTGCTGGCGGTCCACGAACCCGACACAATCGTCCACGCGGCCGCCCAACCCTCCGCGCCCTACTCCCAAATCAACGGCGAGCGGGCCAACTACACCCAGCACAACAACCTCCAGTCGACGCGGAACCTGCTGTGGGGCCTCGAAGAGCATGACCTGACCGACACCCACTTCGTCGAGACGACCACGACGGGCGTCTACGGCGCGCCGGAGTTCCCCATCCCCGAGGGCGGCGCGACGATGGAGAACGAGGGCGAACGGGACGACGTGCCGTTCCCGGCGATGGCTGGCAGTTGGTACCACCTTACGAAGTCCCACGACGCGGCCAACATGCGCCTGGCCCACAAGCAGTTCGGCATCCCCATTTCCGACGTGCGGACGGCCATCACCTACGGGACCGAAACCGCCGAGACGCGCGAAGACGACCGTCTCAAAACCCGGTTCGACTTCGATTACTACTTCGGGACCGTCGGCCACCGCTTCTGTGCCCAAGCGGTCGCGGGCTACCCCGTGACGGTGTACGGCAAGGGCGAACAGCGCAAGCCGTTCGTCTCGCTGGAAGACGCCGTCGAAGGCCTCGCGCAGTTGGCACTCGGCGACCACGAGGACCGGCCGAACGGGCTCACGGTGTACAACCAGGTCACCCGCGCCATCAGCATCGTCGAAATCGCCGAGACCATCGCCGAGGTTGGCGGGGAGTTCGAACTCGACGTGGCCGTCGAACACTTCGAGAACCCGCGTGACGAGGACGAGACCCACAAGATGGAAATCGAGAAAGCCCGCTACATGGCCCTCATCGACGGGCAGTCCCAGACCTTCGAGGAAGGCGTTCGGGACATCTTCGGGACGTTGACCCGCTACGCCGACACCATCGAGGCCCACGAGGACCGGTTCCTGCCGGGCGTGCTGGAAGACGACGAAGAATGA